A section of the Malania oleifera isolate guangnan ecotype guangnan chromosome 2, ASM2987363v1, whole genome shotgun sequence genome encodes:
- the LOC131149726 gene encoding uncharacterized protein LOC131149726: MPSPVAQTTFPSPFPPKITNTHHPNFTILLPKTLFPGFANYPTKALKKFLYARKGSSGKSTVFTNTHASLLETPVLWVGRLCIFYALLKAGLAGSPASPLVSDLETGADDLGFSKWLENLQRKPENEAADRRKLVSKWHPTTKGTLKRNYRVPSKSEGRRLLKAIASLLSDDDHFTDATSHKGCQIRRESAHGESVCCNNVRALFDELPTPHLVVEITAFPAGPLTEKDYAKAEKLERVLRSGPSI; this comes from the exons ATGCCTTCCCCTGTTGCTCAGACCACTTTCCCATCACCTTTCCCCCCCAAAATTACGAACACCCATCATCCCAACTTCACAATTTTGCTCCCCAAAACCCTCTTTCCGGGTTTTGCTAATTACCCCACCAAAGCTTTGAAGAAATTTCTGTACGCGAGGAAGGGATCAAGTGGGAAATCCACTGTTTTTACAAATACCCACGCCTCATTGCTTGAGACTCCTGTGCTGTGGGTTGGTAGGCTCTGCATCTTCTATGCGCTCCTGAAAGCTGGTTTAGCTGGATCTCCTGCGAGCCCACTTGTCTCAG atTTGGAAACGGGTGCTGATGATTTGGGGTTCTCTAAGTGGCTTGAGAACTTACAGAGGAAACCAG AGAATGAAGCTGCTGATAGGAGAAAATTAGTGAGCAAATGGCACCCCACGACAAAAGGTACTCTTAAGAGGAATTATAGAGTACCTTCCAAGTCTGAAGGCCGGCGCCTCTTGAAAGCCATTGCCTCCCTCCTGTCTGATGATGATCACTTCACAGATGCCACCTCTCACAAG GGTTGTCAAATAAGGAGGGAGAGCGCTCACGGGGAAAGTGTGTGTTGTAACAATGTGAGAGCTCTGTTTGATGAGCTCCCAACTCCACATCTGGTTGTAGAAATCACAGCTTTTCCCGCAGGTCCCCTCACAGAGAAGGACTATGCCAAGGCTGAGAAACTAGAGAGGGTGCTCAGATCTGGTCCTTCCATTTAA